The DNA sequence AGACCACGAGCGAGTCGGCCTCGGGCTCGAGCGAACCGTCGAGCACGGTGGCCTCGAGCAACTCCCCGACCGGGCCACCGGCGGCCGCGAGCGCCTGGGGCTCCCCGCCGAGCTGGCCGAAGCCGAACGCCAGCCACGCCACGTCCCCGACGCCGTCGACCCCCGCGATCCGGTCCTGGATCCGGCCGTCCAGCGGGATGGGCGGGCCCTGTGAGGCCACCCCCTGGACGATGACGTCCGCGGTGATCCCCTGGTCGATGAGGCCGCTCACGCTCTGCTTGGTGGTGGCGCCGAGGGTGCCGAACGCCGCCACCAGGGTGAGCCCCAACGTGAGGGCGAACGCCGTGGCGGCGGTGCGGCGGGTGTTGCGGCCGGCGTTGGTGGCCGCCAGCTTGCCGACCGCGCCGAAGGGCGCGCCGATGATCCGCCCGATCCCGCCGGCGATGGGCCTGGCCAGGGCGGGCATCACCAGGAAGCTGCCGATGATCAGGGCCGCGGCGCCGACGCCCACGGTGATCGCACCGGTCCTCGTGGTGTCCTGCCAGGTGCCGATGAACGCCAGCATGATGCCGCTGACCACGGCCAGCAGCCCGATGGAGGTCCTCCAGCCGCCCCCGGCCTCGGAGGAGGCGGCCCCCACCCGCATGCCCTGGACCGGTGCGACCCGTCCGGCGCGGCGGGCGGGCGCCCACGCGGAGAACACGGTGACGACGAAACCCAGCACCAACGGGGTGACGACGGACATCGGGGCGAGCGCGAGGCTGCCCGAGGGGATGCCCAGGTCGAAGGCGTCGAGCACGGCGAAGATGACCCTCGCCAGCCCGAACCCGGCGAGCACGCCGATCGCGGACCCGACCAGGCCGGTCAGCGCGGCCTCGGCCAGCACGGACCGGGTGAGCTGACCGCGCGTGGCGCCGATCGCCCGCAGCAGGGCCAGTTCGCGCAGCCGTTGGGCCACCAGCATGGAGAAGGTGTTGTAGATGATGAACGTGCCCACGAGCAGCGCGATCAGTCCGAAGGCCACGAAGAAGTAGTTGACGAAGTCCAGGATGGTCGCCAGCTGCGCGGAGAGCCGCTCCTTGACCTCCTCGCCGGTGCTCACCTCGTACTCGGGGAACTCGGCGGCGAGCGTGTCGCGGATCTCCTCCTGGCTCACGCCGGGGACCGCCCGGACGGCCACGTCGGTCGCGTTCTCACCATCGGTGAACAGGGCGCGGGCCTGGGCGGAGGTGAACCCGACCCCGACGTAACCGCCGACGTCGGTCTCCGAGGAGTGGGCGCCCACGATCGTGACGTCGATCATCCCCTGGGACGTGGTGTACACCCGAGCGGAATCGCCGATCGCGAGTCCCGCGTTCTCCAGCACCAACTCGGGGAGCACGACCTCACCGTCCGCCTCCGGGGCCCGCCCGTCCGAGATCCAGCTGTTGCTGCCGACGGCCTGATCGGGCTCGACCCACTCCAGTCCCTCCGACGGGGCGCCGCCCGACTGATAGGGCGTGCCGTCGGCGTTGAACAGCACCACGGTGCCGGTGACGCCCGGGGTGACGGCCTCGACACCCGGTAACTCGAGGGCGCGCTCGGCGACCTCGAACGGCACCCCGCCACCCCGGGGGTCCTCGGGTTCGATCATCGCGGACAGGTCCTGCGTCCCCTGGTCGAGCAGCGCGTCGAACGTGTTCTTGAGAGTCGAGGTGAACACGAGCGAACCGGTGACGAACGCGGTACCCAGCACCACGGCGAGGACGGACAGGACCAGCCGCAGCTTGTGGGCGGCGATGTTGCGCAGGGACACCCGGAGCATGGGCCGGGCATGGCTGGGCGCGCGGCCCGCGGCGTGACGGGCGGTCATCACCCCTCCTCGAGCGCGCCCATGGCCGCCAGGATCTCATCGGAGGTGGGGTGGGAGAGCTCACGCACGACCTTGCCGTCGGCGAGCAACAGGACGCGGTCGGCGTAGGTCGCGGCGCGCGGGTCATGGGTGACGATCACGACGGTCTGTTGGAAATCGTCCGCCGCGCTGCGCAGGATCGACAGCACCTCCGCCGACGAGGTGGAGTCGAGGTTTCCGGTGGGCTCGTCACCGAACAGGATGTCCGGTCGTCCCACCAGGGCCCGGGCGCAGGCGACGCGCTGTTGCTGCCCACCGGACAGCTCCGAGGGGCGGTGTGACAGCCGGTCGGCGATCCCCAGCCTCCCGATGACCTCGTCGAACCACTCCCGGTCGATCGAGTGGCCCGCGATGTCCTGGGGGAGTGTGATGTTCTCCTCGGCGGTCAGGGTGGGGACCAGGTTGAAGGACTGGAACACGAATCCGATCCGGTCGCGGCGCAGCGCGGTCAGTTCCTTGTCCGCCAGGCCCACGATCTCGGTCTCGCCGACCCGGACCGACCCCGAGGTCGGCCGGTCCAGCCCGGCCATGCAGTGCATCAGCGTGGACTTGCCCGACCCGGACGGCCCCATGATCGCGGTGAACCGTCCGCGCTCGAACGAGGCGCTGACGTGGTCGAGCGCGCGGACCTCGGTCTCGCCCTCGCCGTAGGTCATGACGAGGTCGGTGGCGACGGCGGCGAGGTCCGCCCCTTCCGCCCGGTGATGGGTCTCGGCCTGCGTGGTCATGTGCTCCCCTGGATCGTGGTGGTCGACCTAAAGCATGCAGGAGTTCGGAGCGGGTGCCGATGGGGGATGGCCCCGATCTTGCGCCGGGGACCTCCCCGACGGCCACCCGTCGAGCGATCTCCGGGTCCGGAATCGGCGAGCGGCCCCGGAGACGGGATCGGTGAACTCGAGCGACTCCGCGAGCAACTGCAGGGGCCGGGAGAAATCACCGGGGGTGATGGTCCGCACCCGCGGGTACAGGTCGTCGCCGAGGATCGGTGTCCCGAGTGCGTTCATGTGCACCCGCAGTTGGTGCGTGCGTCCGGTGGTGGGCTCGAGGCGGTACAGGCCGAGCGGTGTGCCCGGCTCCCCCCGCCCGGGCTCACGGACGTCGAGCAGGGTGATCCGGGTGTGGGCGTCCGGCGGACCGTCCACCTCGGCGGCCTGCAGCACCCCGCGTGTCTTGACGATCCGGCTCGAGCGTTCCCGGACGCCCGGCGTCCCGTCCGGGGCCGGGGCCACGGCCAGATAGGTCTTGGCGACCCGCCGGGCGGCGAAGAGGTCCTGATAGGCGGCCCGGAACGCGGGGTCGACGGTGAACACCAGGACCCCGGCGGTGAGCCTGTCGAGGCGATGCGCCGGCGCCAGGTCCTCCACCCCGAGGTCGCGGCGGAGCCGCACCAGCGCCGTCTGGGTGACGTGCCCCGCGCGGGGGGTGGTGGCGAGGAAGTGCGGTTTGTCGACGACGACGAGGCGGTCGTCGGTGTGCAGGACCTCGATCCCGAAGGGCACCTCGACCTCCGGCTCGGGTGTCCGGTAGGTCCACACGTCCATCCCGCGGCGCCGTCGGGTGGTCTCGGTGACGGCCTCACCGTCGGCGGTCACCACCTGCCCGCCGGCGAGGGCCGCCTCGAGCTCGTCGAGACGGTCGGGGAACCTCCGGCGCAGTTCCTCGGGGATGCTGCGGGGCCCCCGACCGGGGTCGGCGAGCCTGATCCGGACCGGGTCCACGCCGTCACGCAACGGCAGCGGCCTCCGCGGACGTCCGGAATTCGTCATGTGCGGAGTCTAGTTGCTGGGTTACACTCACCTCTCGCCACAGGCACCTCACGCGCCACTTGGACGCCAGCTGCCCCGTTCACACCAGGAGTATCCATGATCGACGCCGTTGTCGACTTCTTCCTCTTCGGCCCCGGCCGCGCCTTCCTCCCGGCGTTCCAGGGCAGCTTCAACATGGCCTACCCCGCTAACGCCCCCTTCCCCGACGGGATCTAGGCCCACCCGCCCCGAGAACGCATCGGGGATCCGGGCACGGCGGTATCCTCGGGGTATGGCTTCACTCGAGAATTCCGTGGTCGTCGGCATCGACGGTTCGGCCGCCTCGACAGGCGCCGTCGCGTACGCGGCCAACACCGCCGCGACCCGGCGGGCCCCGCTCGTGCTGGTCACCAGCTACACGATGCCGGCCGCCATGTTCGCCGAGGGCATGGTCCCGCCCCAACCCGTCTACGACGAGCTGGAGAAGGAGTGCCTGCCGATCGTCGAGCAGGCCAGGGCCACCGCCCTCAAGGTCGCCCCGGAGATCGAGGTCTCGCACGCGATCGTCGAGGGCAACCCCTCACAGGTCCTCATCGACTACTCCCACAAGGCCAAGATGGTCGTCCTGGGCTCGCGCGGCCTCGGTGGGATCAAGGGGATGGTCCTCGGCTCGGTCTCGGCATCGGTGGCCAGCCACGCGTTCTGCCCGGTCGTGGTGACCCGGGAGGACACCGACGACCTCGACCGGACCGGACCCGTCGTGGTGGGCGTCGACGGGTCCGAGGTCAGCGCCAAGGCCACCTCGTGGGCCTTCGCCGAGGCCTCCGCGCGTGGCGCCACGCTGGTCGCGGTGCACACCTGGATGGATCCGCAGGTCCAGGCGGCGGCCGCCGGGATCGCGCTGACCGACGACGACTGGCGGCAACTCGAGGAACAGCAGTTGGAGACCCTGTCCGAGCGGCTCGCCGGGTTCTCGGACCGCTACCCCGATGTGCGGATCGAGCGGGTCGTCACCCGCGATCGCGCGGTCCGGGCACTCGTGGAGCAGGCCGAGGACGCCCAGCTCGTCGTCGTCGGATCCCACGGTCGGGGCGGGTTCACCGGCATGGTCCTCGGCTCGACCAGCCGGGCGCTGCTGCAGGCGTCGCCCTGCCCTGTGATGGTCGTCCGTCCGGAGTCGCACTCGTGAGCGCCGGCGAGGACGTCCGGGTGAGGCGCGACCCCGCCGCCGGCCGCTTCGAGATCGTGGTCGACGGCGTGGTCGCGGGCTTCGCCGACTACAGCGACGCGGACGGCGTCAGAACGTTTCCGCACACGGTGGTCGATCCCGAATTCGGTGGGCGCGGCCTGGCCGGCCGGATGATCGGGGAGGCACTGGAGACCACCCGCGACGAGGGACTGCGCGTTCGGCCCGCCTGCGCGTTCGTCGAGCGATACCTCCAGAAGCACCCAGAAGCGGCGGATCTGGCCTGAGGATCCTGCTCACATGACACCTGAGGCGCGTGTGAGTAACGAATAAGCGACGATTAACCCCACAGACGGTCCCACCGGAGGCGTTCGGGGTCCAGACATGTTCTCCTGACAGGGCGGCCCACACCTGGGCCGAGTACGACTCTCGGGAAAGGACACACCACCATGCTGTGGAGCATCATCTCCTGGATCATCGTCGGTGGCCTCGCAGGCTGGATCGCCTCCATGATCATGGGCAAGAACGCCCAGATGGGCCTGGTCGCCAACGTCCTCGCAGGTGTGGTCGGCGCGTTCGTCGTCGGCCTCCTCGTCTCTCTCGTCAGCGAGGGCGGCGGGATGCCGGAGGCCTTCTCGATCTGGGGCTTCGTCGCCGCGATCGTGGGCGCCTGCCTGGTCATCTGGCTCGTATCCCTGGTCAGGGGCCGCGGACGCACCCGCGTCTGACGATGCACTGACACAGGAGACGCACGAACTCCGGACGAGTCCGAACGGCCCGGCCCCACACGACAGGGCCGGGCCGTTCGTCTCCCCGCCGCGAGTACCCGACGAAAGGACCGGACATGGGTCTGATCGACAAGATCAAGAACATCGGCAGGAACCCCGCCACGCTCAACTCGGCGGTCGCGAAGACCGGGGACTACCTCAACGACAAGGCCGGCGGCGCCAACAAGAGACAGCAGCACACCGGGGCCGACGGGCCGGACAGCAGCCCGGCCCACGACCCGGCCGACGTGCAGGCCGACGACACGGTGACGGGCGACCGCCCTCCCGCCGGGGGACAGCCCCCGGCGTGAACCGGGCCATCGGGGCCGGTGTCGCCTGACTCGGCACCGGTCCCGCCGACACCGCGGTGCCAGCCGATAGTCTGTCACCTGTGACGAGCGCACGGTCGACCAAGCCCGGACCGCGGGAGCGGCTCCTGGCCACGTCGACTCGTCTGTTCTCCACCGACGGGATCCGGGCGGTCGGCATCGACCGCATCCTCAGAGAGGCCAAGGTCGCCAAGGCCAGCCTCTACAACACCTACGGCTCCAAGGACGAGCTGGTCGTGGCGTACCTCAGAGCCATGGCCGAGCGGGACCGCGCCCTGTGGCAGCGTCGGGCGGACGCCGCGCCCGACTCGCGGGGGCGCATCCTCGCCCTGTTCGACCTCGTCCGCGAGCGCGTGGAGCCCGCGACCCCCGGGTCGTGCCACCTCGCCGCCGCCATCGAGTTCCCCAGCCCCTGCACCGACGGTGAGCGGGCCATCCGGGAGGCGGTGACCGACCAGCGGGCGTGGATCGCGTCCACCCTCCGCTCCGAGCTCGCCGGCATGGGGCTCGAAGACCCCGACAACATCGCCGACCTGGCCGACCGGTTGGCGATCCTCCATGACGGCTCCGTCACGGCGGCGATGCTCGGCGAGGTGGAGACCTCGGCGATGACGGCCCGCAGCATGGCCGAGCTCATCCTGGGGATGGTCACGGAACCGTCGTGAGGCGCGCCGCGGGGGTGATGGGAGAGGTGCTGCTGACGCTCGGCGTCGTGCTGGCACTGTTCGTGGTCTACCAGGTGTGGTGGACAGACCTGGACGCGGCGCGTGCCCAGTCCGCCGCCGACGCCGACCTGGACCGGCGGTGGGACACGACGGACAACCCACGGATGCGCGGCGGGGTCTCCGGGGACGGGGACCCCGCACTGTCCGGCCTCGCGGACGGGACCGCCTTCGCGCGCCTGTACATTCCGGCGTTCGGCGCGGACTACCGGTTCGCCGTGGTCTCCGGGACCAGCGACGCGGCTCTGGAGGCCGGGCCCGGGCACTACACCGGGACACAGGGCCCGGGGGAACCGGGCAACTTCGCCGTCGCCGGTCACCGGGTGGGCCGCGGCTCGCCGTTCAACGATCTCGACGCCCTGCGCTCGTGCGACGCCCTGGTGTACGCCACCGCGGACCGGTGGCTGATCTACCGCGTGCTGCCCGTCGACGCCCCCGATCCGGTCGCGGCCCGCGAGCAGGCGGCCGAATGCCTGCCGATGGACCTCGCCGATCGCGCGACGTCAGGGAGATACGAGGGGTTGTCCGGGATGTCGGTCGTCCGACCGGAGGACGTGTGGGTGATCGACGCGGTGCCCGGACGCGCCGAGCCACCCTCCCCCGAGCTGCTGCCGCTGACGACGCTCACCACGTGCCATCCGCAGTTCTCGGCCGCGGAGCGGCTCGTCGTGCACGCCGTGCTCGAACGCAGTGAGCCGCGGGTGGCCGGCGAGGCCCCCGTCGAGTTGGGGGGCCGGTGATGTACGCCCGGCTCTACCGCAGCCTGCCCGGACCGACGCCGGTCCGGATCGTGCTGCTCGTCGCGCTTCTCGCGGCGGTGGTGCTGCTACTCATGGAAGTGGTGTTCCCCGCGGTCGAGTCACTCATGCCGTACTCGCACGTCGCCGTCGACCCTGCAGACTGAGTCAGTCGGCTATGCGGGGCGCGACGAGTTCGGCCACCCGCTGCACCTTGACCGACTGCTCCTGCGTGGACTGCACCGCCAGGACCTGAGTGCCTCGGGCCAGGACCACCAGGGCGCCTCCCGGACCACCGGTGCGTCCGCCGGTCCATCCTCCCTCGACGTCCGAGCGCTCGGACTCACCGACGGGGGCCGAGTCGTCCACCAGCTCGGTGGCCCGCTCCTCGGACGCGACCGAATACACGGTCGTCGTGAGCTGGACCGCCCCGTCCGCGCCGTAGAAGAAGCAGGCGGCGGGGTCGACACGGTCATCGATCCGCACGTCGGTGGCCAGCTCGCCGTTGAGCCTCGACGCCTCGTCGACGGACAGGTACGGGCACTGCTCACGAGTCACGGGCTCGACCTGGGGGATCTCCGGCTCGCTGGTCTCCGGCGGCGCGGTCCGGATGGTCCCCATCTCCGGTGCCGGATCGCCGTCGCCACCGCCGCACCCCGCCGACACACCGAGCAGGACGACGGCCATGGGGGCGAGGAAAGTCGTGGTGGCGATACGCATGATGCCCAGGATAGGACCCAAACACCTGGGTAGGGTCATCACCACCGAGCGGAGACCACCCACCCGCACCGACGACCCACACGCACCGACGACCGACGGGGAGGCGCCACATGCCCGGCCCATCCACGAACGGACAGGGCGCCGATCGCGTCGGGAGCCGCCGCCGCGCACTGCGCGAGACCATCTCGTCCGTCGCATTGGACCTCGCCCTCGAACGAGGACTCGACGCGGTGACCGTGGACCAGATCGCCAAGGCCGCCAACGTGTCCCGCCGCACGTTCTTCAACTACTTCCCGTCCAAGGCCGCCGCGTGCATTCCGGATGCCTTCCCGCCGGACCGGGATGCCGTGCGCCTGTTCCTCACCGACCGGTCCGTGTCCACGCTGACCGCACTCACCCGCCTGCTGTGGCTGCAGGTCTCCATGGCCCGGCGGGAGACCCCTCTGTTCAACCGGTTCCACGACATGTGGCGGCAGGAGCCGGGAATCCGCACCGAGGTGTACGCGATCCTCTCGCGGACCGAGAAGGAACTGGCCGCGCTGGTGGCCCGCAGAGAAGGCCGCGAGCCCGGCTCCGTCGAGGCCGCCACCGTCGCGGCGGCCTCGATCGCGATCGTCCGGGTGGCTGTCGAACAGTGGCGCACCGATGAGTCTCCGACCCTCCTGGAGGATCGGATCCGAGAGTCGTTCGACGCGGTCATCCGCGCGACCGAGATCGTGCCCGGCGAGACCTGAACCCGCACGGACAGGCGCCCGCGGACCGGCCGGGAGCCGGTGACGAGCCGTGGCATCGTAGGATCGGCCCATGCGATCGCAGCGACCCCGCACCGCACCGGGGGGACGAGTCGCCCTCGGCGTGGCGACGTCCGCGGCGGTGCTGGCGGTCGCGGGGTGCTCCGCGCCCGGCGTCGCGGGTAACGGCGAGACCGGCCCACCCCGGATCTCGCCCGCGCCACAGCCCGACGTCGCCGCCGCGATGGTCGACGGACGCCCCGCCCCCGACGACCGGTTGAACGCCTGCGAGCTCCTCGATCTGCCGACCGATGAGCTGATCGAGTTCACCGGTGCCGACATGCCCGAGATCGAGCCCATCGGCTCCGGTGATCTGGGCCTGATCTGCACCTACGGCGGCCCGGGATCGCTGGAGCTGTACGAGATGCAGCAGTCGGAGGCGACCACCGAAGAAGCAGAGGACGCCGACGGGTCCGACACCGCCGACGACGACACAGCCGACACCGCCACCACGTCCACCGAGGTCAAGCCCATGCCCACGACCTCGCCCACCTCCCCCCGGACCGCCGCCGCGGACCGGAACGAGATTCCCGATACTTTTGCCGCCGGGGTCGTCAAGCCGCGGGGTGGCCCCCAGGCCGCACTCCGTGGACAGCCCGCGCTGCTGGGGGTGCGATACGCCTGCTCGGAGGTCCGCGGCGATGAGTCGGCCTCGATCGCGGATGCGCCGCCGGGCGCCCCCGAGGC is a window from the Dietzia sp. JS16-p6b genome containing:
- a CDS encoding ABC transporter permease, with the translated sequence MTARHAAGRAPSHARPMLRVSLRNIAAHKLRLVLSVLAVVLGTAFVTGSLVFTSTLKNTFDALLDQGTQDLSAMIEPEDPRGGGVPFEVAERALELPGVEAVTPGVTGTVVLFNADGTPYQSGGAPSEGLEWVEPDQAVGSNSWISDGRAPEADGEVVLPELVLENAGLAIGDSARVYTTSQGMIDVTIVGAHSSETDVGGYVGVGFTSAQARALFTDGENATDVAVRAVPGVSQEEIRDTLAAEFPEYEVSTGEEVKERLSAQLATILDFVNYFFVAFGLIALLVGTFIIYNTFSMLVAQRLRELALLRAIGATRGQLTRSVLAEAALTGLVGSAIGVLAGFGLARVIFAVLDAFDLGIPSGSLALAPMSVVTPLVLGFVVTVFSAWAPARRAGRVAPVQGMRVGAASSEAGGGWRTSIGLLAVVSGIMLAFIGTWQDTTRTGAITVGVGAAALIIGSFLVMPALARPIAGGIGRIIGAPFGAVGKLAATNAGRNTRRTAATAFALTLGLTLVAAFGTLGATTKQSVSGLIDQGITADVIVQGVASQGPPIPLDGRIQDRIAGVDGVGDVAWLAFGFGQLGGEPQALAAAGGPVGELLEATVLDGSLEPEADSLVVSREVSRDNGWTMGTRVPLVGPDGTESTLRVTGVYDDAQILGPFYTGMDVYERLVPENLRSTAIVLAKAAQGTPPDEVLAAVTEELADIPIATVQSKQQYIDVQSGGIDQLLTIIYALLGLALVIAVLGIVNTLALSVIERRTEIGMLRAVGMQRSQIRRTINLESTQIAVFGALIGAAVGVYLGWAFVSVLADSGLSETTIPWGNIGLVLVASAVVGVLASLWPAHRAAKTDPLEAISD
- a CDS encoding ABC transporter ATP-binding protein; the encoded protein is MTTQAETHHRAEGADLAAVATDLVMTYGEGETEVRALDHVSASFERGRFTAIMGPSGSGKSTLMHCMAGLDRPTSGSVRVGETEIVGLADKELTALRRDRIGFVFQSFNLVPTLTAEENITLPQDIAGHSIDREWFDEVIGRLGIADRLSHRPSELSGGQQQRVACARALVGRPDILFGDEPTGNLDSTSSAEVLSILRSAADDFQQTVVIVTHDPRAATYADRVLLLADGKVVRELSHPTSDEILAAMGALEEG
- a CDS encoding pseudouridine synthase, coding for MTNSGRPRRPLPLRDGVDPVRIRLADPGRGPRSIPEELRRRFPDRLDELEAALAGGQVVTADGEAVTETTRRRRGMDVWTYRTPEPEVEVPFGIEVLHTDDRLVVVDKPHFLATTPRAGHVTQTALVRLRRDLGVEDLAPAHRLDRLTAGVLVFTVDPAFRAAYQDLFAARRVAKTYLAVAPAPDGTPGVRERSSRIVKTRGVLQAAEVDGPPDAHTRITLLDVREPGRGEPGTPLGLYRLEPTTGRTHQLRVHMNALGTPILGDDLYPRVRTITPGDFSRPLQLLAESLEFTDPVSGAARRFRTRRSLDGWPSGRSPAQDRGHPPSAPAPNSCML
- a CDS encoding universal stress protein; amino-acid sequence: MASLENSVVVGIDGSAASTGAVAYAANTAATRRAPLVLVTSYTMPAAMFAEGMVPPQPVYDELEKECLPIVEQARATALKVAPEIEVSHAIVEGNPSQVLIDYSHKAKMVVLGSRGLGGIKGMVLGSVSASVASHAFCPVVVTREDTDDLDRTGPVVVGVDGSEVSAKATSWAFAEASARGATLVAVHTWMDPQVQAAAAGIALTDDDWRQLEEQQLETLSERLAGFSDRYPDVRIERVVTRDRAVRALVEQAEDAQLVVVGSHGRGGFTGMVLGSTSRALLQASPCPVMVVRPESHS
- a CDS encoding GNAT family N-acetyltransferase yields the protein MSAGEDVRVRRDPAAGRFEIVVDGVVAGFADYSDADGVRTFPHTVVDPEFGGRGLAGRMIGEALETTRDEGLRVRPACAFVERYLQKHPEAADLA
- a CDS encoding GlsB/YeaQ/YmgE family stress response membrane protein, which codes for MLWSIISWIIVGGLAGWIASMIMGKNAQMGLVANVLAGVVGAFVVGLLVSLVSEGGGMPEAFSIWGFVAAIVGACLVIWLVSLVRGRGRTRV
- a CDS encoding TetR/AcrR family transcriptional regulator, which codes for MTSARSTKPGPRERLLATSTRLFSTDGIRAVGIDRILREAKVAKASLYNTYGSKDELVVAYLRAMAERDRALWQRRADAAPDSRGRILALFDLVRERVEPATPGSCHLAAAIEFPSPCTDGERAIREAVTDQRAWIASTLRSELAGMGLEDPDNIADLADRLAILHDGSVTAAMLGEVETSAMTARSMAELILGMVTEPS
- a CDS encoding class E sortase, yielding MGEVLLTLGVVLALFVVYQVWWTDLDAARAQSAADADLDRRWDTTDNPRMRGGVSGDGDPALSGLADGTAFARLYIPAFGADYRFAVVSGTSDAALEAGPGHYTGTQGPGEPGNFAVAGHRVGRGSPFNDLDALRSCDALVYATADRWLIYRVLPVDAPDPVAAREQAAECLPMDLADRATSGRYEGLSGMSVVRPEDVWVIDAVPGRAEPPSPELLPLTTLTTCHPQFSAAERLVVHAVLERSEPRVAGEAPVELGGR
- a CDS encoding DUF2020 domain-containing protein, which encodes MRIATTTFLAPMAVVLLGVSAGCGGGDGDPAPEMGTIRTAPPETSEPEIPQVEPVTREQCPYLSVDEASRLNGELATDVRIDDRVDPAACFFYGADGAVQLTTTVYSVASEERATELVDDSAPVGESERSDVEGGWTGGRTGGPGGALVVLARGTQVLAVQSTQEQSVKVQRVAELVAPRIAD
- a CDS encoding TetR family transcriptional regulator, which produces MPGPSTNGQGADRVGSRRRALRETISSVALDLALERGLDAVTVDQIAKAANVSRRTFFNYFPSKAAACIPDAFPPDRDAVRLFLTDRSVSTLTALTRLLWLQVSMARRETPLFNRFHDMWRQEPGIRTEVYAILSRTEKELAALVARREGREPGSVEAATVAAASIAIVRVAVEQWRTDESPTLLEDRIRESFDAVIRATEIVPGET